One Acidobacteriota bacterium genomic window, ATCGCGTCGATCACGAGGGCGTCAGCCGGCGGGTGCGGCGCGAGTGCATGGCCTGCCATACGGCCTTGCCGCGGGTGGCCGAAGGCAGTGACGGCTTTCACCAGCCGCATATTTTCCCGATGGAGCTGCCGGCGGGCACCGGCTGCCAGCGCTGCCACGGACCGGCGGCGCGGCACGTCGATCTCGCCCTCGGCGGGCTGCTCGGCCTCGACGAGATTCGGCGATCGGTGGTCAATCCCGGCAAGTTGGCGCCGCGCGAGCGCGACAGCGTTTGCAATCAGTGTCATCTGCAGCCTTCGGTGGCGATCGCCAAGGTGCAGCGCTTCGGGCAGGGGACCTACGACTTTCGGCCCGGTGAGGACCTCGAGGACCATCTGGTGCTGGTCGATGTCGAAGAGTCCGAGTTCTCGCGTCCGGAGCGTTTCGAGATCAATCATCATCCCTACCGCCTCGAGCAGAGCCTGTGCTTCGAGAAGAGTGCCGGCGAGCTGAGCTGTCTGACCTGCCACGATCCACATCGCAAGGTGGCGCCGGAGAACCGGCTGGAGCATTTCCGCGATGCCTGCGCCAGTTGCCACCAGCTCTCCGACTGTGACCTTGAAGGGATGACCGCCGAGCAGCGCTCGGCTGCCGGGGTCGATGGCGCCATCGATTCCCAGGACTGCGTGTCGTGTCACATGCCGAAGCGGCGACCGCAGGATGTGGTGGGTGTGGTGATGACGGACCACTTCATCCGTCGGCAGCCGGGTGGGCCGGAGCTGGTGGCGCCGCGGCAGGAGCGTGACCCGCCCCTCACCGGCATCCACCTGATGCGTCCGGAGCGGCGCGATCCGATGGGCCAGCTCTATCGCGCGCTGTCGGCGGTGCGGGCCGGAGGCGGTGCCGCTCAGGCCGGCGCCGAGCTCTTCGAGCAGGAGATGGCGCGGCTGGCTCCAGCGGCCAGCGAGCCCTGGCTCGATCTCTTGCGGCTGCGCATCAAGGCGGGGCGCCTGCTGCCGGCGAGGGAAGCCGCGGCGGAGGCCCTGAAGCGCGACCCGGAGAGCCTCGAGGCTCGCTCCTGGCTGGCGGTGGCTCAGGCCGGCCAGGGGCGCCGCACGTCGGCCCTGCGAGTTCTCGACTCGGTGCTGCGGAAAGATCCGGCGCGCATCGATCCGCGCTTCAACCGCGGCCGTATTCGTCTTGCCGAGGGCGATTGGCAGGGAGCCCGTGAGGACTTCCAAGAGGTCGTCGCGCAGCGCCCGAACCAGGCTTCCGGCTGGCTGCAGCTAGCGGCGGCGCAGGCCCTCGGCGAGCAGTGGACGGCGGCGGCCGATGGCTATCGGCAAGCGCTGAGGGTGAATCCCCGGCTGACCGCTGCGTACCGCGGCCTGGCGACGGCCCTCGAAGCCCTCGACCGATCCGACGAGGCGGCACGTTGGCGGCAACACGGTCGCCGCTGGGCGGCCGAGCCGGAGCTGCTGAAGCCCGCCACCGCCAACCAAGATTGACCCTTGCGAGCATCCCATTTCACCTGCCAACGCTCCCCCGGAGCCCGGAGTCACGACCATGGAAAAGTCCCCGATCACCCTCTACGGCACCACCTGGTGCGGCGACTGTCATCGCACCAAGGCCTTTCTCGACGATCGCAAGATCCCCTACCGCGAAATCGACATCGAGCAGGACGAGGCGGCGGCGGAGCTGGTGATGCGCCACAACGACGGCAAACGGCGAGTTCCCACCCTCGAGATCGCGGGCCGCTACTACGGCAATCCTTCGATCGCCGAGCTGCGCTCTCTGGTCTGAGGGCTGCGGTTCGGGCAGTCGGGGTGGCGTCATGCCTTGGTGCCGGGCGCAATCGGCGAGAAGGCGGTCGGCGTTTCAAAGGAGTCGCCCCGGACCGGGATCGTCGTCTCTCTCGGCCCCTCGCTGGCGGCGAGCAGGCGATCCGATGGCCTCTGCGCTGGCGCCGTGGGGCGCTTGTTGCCTGCTACCATCATGTGAAATTCGAAAGGAGCAAGAGACCATCCTGCAGCGTGGAGGAGAGGAGAGACACGGGGTTCGACGATGGCGCGGTCCGGTGTGCCTCGGGTTGATCGTGGCCTTCGCCTTCGCGGGACTGGCGCAGTCTCCGCCGGCCAACACCGACTGGGAAGTCATCGACGAACGCTCCGGCGCCGGGGAGCAGTGCCTGGTGTGCGGCCAGCCGATTCATGGCGACGAGATTCTCGAGCTGCGCTATCAGGGGCGGACCTTCTACGTGGCGGCGAAGATGCTCGAGGAGCTCGAGGCTTCGCCGCGCCTCTACCTGTCCCGCATCGAAGCCCACTCGGCCCTCTTCGATGAGGCGTCGCCGGCCCACGCTCGCCCATCCCGGGTCTGGATGTGGGGCGGCCTCTACCTGTTCGTGGGCTTGCTGTGCGCCGCCCTTTGTGGCGTCTTGGCGGTTTCGCGGGGCCTGGCTCCCATTCCGTGGTTCTTTGCCGGTCTGTTGGGCAATGTCGCGGCCCTGGCGGTGCTCAGTGTCACCCCACGGCGCACCGCCCCGGACCTCGAAGGTTGGACCAAAGCTCCCCTCACCCGCGCTCCCCGGAGCTGTCCCGCCTGTTCCGCGGACAACCATCCGGCGGCACAAACCTGTTTGTCCTGTGGGGTCGCGCTCCATCCCACCATCGCGTCCGAAGCGGATCTGGTCTAGGCGACCTCTTGCCGGATCTCTCGACGAAACTCGCTGCGCAGCCGAGGCTAAAACTGCGAGTGGTCCGTAGTGAATGACAGCCGGCAGCGGGGACCTTCGATCCTTCGCCGTCGGCGAGGTCGCGCGGTACGAGCGACCTACGCCACCCGGGCGAGCGCCACGGAGCGGCTCGCCTCCTGGCTCGGTTCGAGCCGTCAGCCTTGATTGCAAGAGGGATTCGTTTTGTTGAAGAAGCTGGAGGAGATTCTGACGAGTGGCAACGGCGAGAGCCGGCGGCCGATCATCAAGAAGGGCAACGAATCGAACGTCAAGGGCCTGCACGTCATCGGGGATCTCGCCGGGGCGCCGGTGATTAAGCTCGCCATGGAGCAGGCCGTCGAGGTGGTCGATCATCTGGCTGCCCTTCCGGCCATGGCGAAGCGGCCGCAGGACCCGGAAGTGCTCGACGTCTTGATCGTCGGCGCCGGAGCGGCGGGTCTCAATGCGGCTCTGGCGCTGCAGGAGAAGGGGTTTCGATATCGGGTGCTCGAGAAGGAGCGCATCGCCAACACCATCGAGAACTTTCCCGAGGGTAAGTGGGTTTACGCCGAGCCCGATTCGGAGCCGGCGAAGGGCAAGCTCTGGCTCGACGGTGCCACGAAGGAGGACCTGGTGGCGCGCTGGAACCAGATCGTGCGCGACAACGACCTCGACGTCTGCGTCGAAGAGGCCCTGGTCGATCTCGAAAAACGCTCCGACGGCATCTTTCGGGCGACCACCAACCGCGGCGAGCATCTGGCGCGCAAGGTGATCTTGGCCTCCGGTCAGCGCGGCAACCCGCGCAAGCTCGGGGTCCCCGGGGAAGAGGCGGAGCGGGTGTACCACCGCCTCTATTCGCCGCGCAAGTACCGCGATGAAGACCTGGTGGTGGTGGGGGGTGGCAACAGCGCCGTCGAGGCGGCCCTGGTCTTGGCAGAGGCCAACCGGGTCACCCTGGTGCACCGTGGTGGCGACTTTCCACGGGTTTTCAAGGGCAACCGGGCGGATCTCGACGAGGCCATCGCCGCGGGACGGATTCGTTTGATGTTGAACTCCCGAGTGGTCGAGTTCCGGGGCCGTGAAACGGTGATCGAGAGCGACCGCGGGGGCCATCGGGAAGAGGCGACGGTGGGTAGCGATCACGCCTTCGTGCTGGTGGGAGCAGAGCTGCCGGAAGCCTTCCTCAAGAAGATCGGAATCCGTCTCGAGAACGACTGGGTCGGCTTCCCCTGGCGCTCGGCGGCATTGACGGTGGCGTCATTCCTCGGCCTGTGGTTCCTCGGTCCGCTTTTCGGTGCCGCCGCGCCGACGGTGTCCCCGGTGGTCGCCTGGGGCGGCGGTGCGGTGGCCCTGGCGGCGCTCGGCGCTCTGGTGGCGACCGGCGTTCGCGGGGATCGCTGGTCGTGGCTTGGATTGTCTTTTTTCGCCTGGTACTCGATCTATGGCATCAAGGTCGGGAGCGGCACCGAGTTCTGGCCCTTCCGCGGCTGGGGCTTCGAAACCCTGTCCTTCTTCGATCGCCCCTGGTCATTCTGGTACACGGTGCTCTACACCGGGCTGATGACCGGCTTCGGCCTCGAGGCCCTCAAGCGTTGGGGGCTCGATCGTCGCGATCGTTTCCAGATCTGGCGCTTCACCAGCCTGCTGGCGTTCCAGTGGCTGTTCTTCTTCTTGATCCCGGAGTTCCTCTTCCAGTGGGCGGTGAAGTATCAGTGGGTCGGAGAGACTTTGGCGAGCGACCCGCAGTTCGCCGAGCAGGCCTGGCGCTCCTACGGCATCGTCTATGCCTGGCCACTGTTCTTCTACACCTTTTTCTACGATCCGGCCCAGATCTGGGTGGTGTGGGGCGTTCTTCTGACCTTCCTGCTGATTCCGATTCTGGTGCTGTTCCACGGCAAGCGCTATTGCTCCTGGATCTGTGGCTGCGGCGGCCTCGCCGAGACCTTCGGTGATCGCTGGCGCCACCTCGCTCCCAAGGGACTGCGCTCGATCCGCCTCGAGTGGATGGGGACGGTGGTTCTCGCCTTTGCCGCGCTGGTCACCTTGGCGATGTTGGCGAAGGATGTCACCGGCTTGGTGCGCACCGCCGACTGGGGAATCTACGGCTACCGCATCGTGGTCGACGTCTGGCTGGTGGGCATTCTTCCGGTCACCGTCTACCCCTTCATGGGGGGCAAGGTGTGGTGCCGCTACTGGTGCCCGCTGGCAAAGCTGATGCAGTTCCAGTCGAAATTCTTCACCAAGATCGGCTGGTCGCGCTTTCACATCGTCGCCAATGACAAATGCATTGCCTGCAACGAGTGCTCCCGCAACTGTCAGGTCGGCATCGACGTGATGCGCTATGCCCTCAAGCAGGAGACCCTCGACAACGCCACCTCTTCCTGTATCGGCTGCGGCGTCTGCGTCACCGTGTGTCCGATGGATACGCTGTCCTTCAGCAAGGATGGCGAGAGCTTGCTACCGATCTTGCCGTCCGACCCGCCATCGCCTCCTCCCCCCGCTTCCATCAATTGAGGCCTTCGCCCGGACTTCTCGCCGCGGCTGAGTCGGGCCGGGCGAGGAGTCGCGGACCCACTGCGCCACCGCTCACCCGGCCAGCGCCAGGGCCGCCGGCCGGGGCCGCTCGATGAGCACCGAATCGCCGAACTCGTGGTTGCGGTAGGCCTCGCCCTCGAGGGCTGCGCTCATCGCGGCGAGCTGATCGTCGTCGAGCAGGGAGCGCAACAGCTCGTAGTGGCTCTCTCCGGGCTCGTGGGCTCCACTGATCAGGGCGTCGACGACCTGCAGTGAGCTGCTGGGGCCGATGCGTTGGTTGGCCAGGCCATCGCCTTGTGTCGGAACACCGTCCCGTGAGGAATGTTCCAGAGCTCGTATGACGGTGGTGCCGAGGGCGATGACGCGGCCGCCGCGGGCGCGGGTACGGGTGATCGCCTGCACGGTGGTCGCCGGGATGCGGTAGGGCTCGTCGAGGGGTAGTCGGCGGTCGAGCTCTGAGTCACCGGTCGAGGAGAGACCGGCGGCATGGGTCAGGGTCGCGAATGCGACGCCCTGGCGGCGCAGGTCGGCGATCAGGCGCCAGTCGAGGAGGAAGCCGGCCGACGGCGGCTCGAAGGCCGCCGGCACCGCCGCCACCCGCGTCCACACGTCCCACAGCGCCAGGGGCTCTTCGATGTGGGCGTACTGCACCGGCCGGCCGTGGTGCGCGATGCCGCTCCAGATCTCGCTGGGAGTGCCGGCGAAACGCAATCCGACGAGACGCGGATGGCCGAGGGTTGCGGTCACCGTCGCCCGCAGTGGGCCGAGGGCGAGATCATCGCCGATCTGCAGTGGTGGTGGGGCCGGTCGGTCCTCCGTCGGTGTTCGGTGGTCGCCTTCGCCGAAGACGACTGCCGTGACCTCGTGAATATCCTCGAAGGCCAGCGAAGAGCGTCCCGCCAGGCGAGCTTCGATCGCTCGACCGGTCGGGTGGTGGTGGCCCGCGAGGCTGGCCGGCAAGGTGGCGGCGTCGTTGGCGACCAGCAGGTCGCCGGGCGCCAGGAAGCGCGCCAGCTCTCGGCGGGGGGCGCGGTGCATTGCGCCGCTGGAATCGATCACCAGCAGGCGCGCGGCGGCGGCGCGCTGGATCGGCTGATCGGCGGCGATCACGACGCCACCTCCGTCGCCGGCGGTTGGGCGA contains:
- a CDS encoding tetratricopeptide repeat protein, producing the protein MHAKSGHWRSGALLAGLLIAALALTTGLGADRPAQPQVPAAGLHVAPPDPLPQEVLPSEYADESTCTLCHGEIAKSYQQVGMAQSFYAPSRDKSIEDFDAGPWRHQASGRTYEMVWQEEALVFRRWLEGPEGERLHLWEQTVDWVMGSGNHSRSYLVHNAGGELYQLPIAWYTQEGRWGMSPGYDRVDHEGVSRRVRRECMACHTALPRVAEGSDGFHQPHIFPMELPAGTGCQRCHGPAARHVDLALGGLLGLDEIRRSVVNPGKLAPRERDSVCNQCHLQPSVAIAKVQRFGQGTYDFRPGEDLEDHLVLVDVEESEFSRPERFEINHHPYRLEQSLCFEKSAGELSCLTCHDPHRKVAPENRLEHFRDACASCHQLSDCDLEGMTAEQRSAAGVDGAIDSQDCVSCHMPKRRPQDVVGVVMTDHFIRRQPGGPELVAPRQERDPPLTGIHLMRPERRDPMGQLYRALSAVRAGGGAAQAGAELFEQEMARLAPAASEPWLDLLRLRIKAGRLLPAREAAAEALKRDPESLEARSWLAVAQAGQGRRTSALRVLDSVLRKDPARIDPRFNRGRIRLAEGDWQGAREDFQEVVAQRPNQASGWLQLAAAQALGEQWTAAADGYRQALRVNPRLTAAYRGLATALEALDRSDEAARWRQHGRRWAAEPELLKPATANQD
- a CDS encoding glutaredoxin family protein, yielding MEKSPITLYGTTWCGDCHRTKAFLDDRKIPYREIDIEQDEAAAELVMRHNDGKRRVPTLEIAGRYYGNPSIAELRSLV
- a CDS encoding NAD(P)-binding domain-containing protein; the protein is MLKKLEEILTSGNGESRRPIIKKGNESNVKGLHVIGDLAGAPVIKLAMEQAVEVVDHLAALPAMAKRPQDPEVLDVLIVGAGAAGLNAALALQEKGFRYRVLEKERIANTIENFPEGKWVYAEPDSEPAKGKLWLDGATKEDLVARWNQIVRDNDLDVCVEEALVDLEKRSDGIFRATTNRGEHLARKVILASGQRGNPRKLGVPGEEAERVYHRLYSPRKYRDEDLVVVGGGNSAVEAALVLAEANRVTLVHRGGDFPRVFKGNRADLDEAIAAGRIRLMLNSRVVEFRGRETVIESDRGGHREEATVGSDHAFVLVGAELPEAFLKKIGIRLENDWVGFPWRSAALTVASFLGLWFLGPLFGAAAPTVSPVVAWGGGAVALAALGALVATGVRGDRWSWLGLSFFAWYSIYGIKVGSGTEFWPFRGWGFETLSFFDRPWSFWYTVLYTGLMTGFGLEALKRWGLDRRDRFQIWRFTSLLAFQWLFFFLIPEFLFQWAVKYQWVGETLASDPQFAEQAWRSYGIVYAWPLFFYTFFYDPAQIWVVWGVLLTFLLIPILVLFHGKRYCSWICGCGGLAETFGDRWRHLAPKGLRSIRLEWMGTVVLAFAALVTLAMLAKDVTGLVRTADWGIYGYRIVVDVWLVGILPVTVYPFMGGKVWCRYWCPLAKLMQFQSKFFTKIGWSRFHIVANDKCIACNECSRNCQVGIDVMRYALKQETLDNATSSCIGCGVCVTVCPMDTLSFSKDGESLLPILPSDPPSPPPPASIN
- a CDS encoding S-adenosylmethionine:tRNA ribosyltransferase-isomerase; its protein translation is MIAADQPIQRAAAARLLVIDSSGAMHRAPRRELARFLAPGDLLVANDAATLPASLAGHHHPTGRAIEARLAGRSSLAFEDIHEVTAVVFGEGDHRTPTEDRPAPPPLQIGDDLALGPLRATVTATLGHPRLVGLRFAGTPSEIWSGIAHHGRPVQYAHIEEPLALWDVWTRVAAVPAAFEPPSAGFLLDWRLIADLRRQGVAFATLTHAAGLSSTGDSELDRRLPLDEPYRIPATTVQAITRTRARGGRVIALGTTVIRALEHSSRDGVPTQGDGLANQRIGPSSSLQVVDALISGAHEPGESHYELLRSLLDDDQLAAMSAALEGEAYRNHEFGDSVLIERPRPAALALAG